A genomic window from Eleginops maclovinus isolate JMC-PN-2008 ecotype Puerto Natales chromosome 9, JC_Emac_rtc_rv5, whole genome shotgun sequence includes:
- the itpa gene encoding inosine triphosphate pyrophosphatase, producing the protein MVVPAGRSVVFVTGNAKKLEEVIQILGDRFPYKLVSKKIDLPEYQGEPDEISIHKCKEAARQVEGPVIVEDTCLCFKALGGLPGPYIKWFLDKLKPEGLYKLLAGFEDKSAWALCTFAFSAGKGEPVQLFRGITEGQIVEPRGSRDFGWDPCFQPEGYDKTYAELPKEVKNTISHRYRALAAMTEHFSQTNNTSPESKKKKPQD; encoded by the exons ATGGTTGTGCCTGCTGGAAGATCTGTGGTCTTCGTGACTGGAAATGCGAAAAAGCTTGAAGAG GTCATTCAGATACTAGGAGACAGGTTTCCTTACAAACTGGTGTCAAAAAAGATTGACT TGCCTGAATACCAAGGAGAGCCAGATGAGATTTCCATACATAAGTGTAAGGAGGCTGCAAGGCAG GTTGAGGGGCCTGTCATAGTGGAGGACACCTGTCTATGTTTCAAGGCTTTGGGAGGCCTGCCTGGTCCTTACAT aaaatggTTCCTGGATAAACTCAAGCCAGAAG gcTTGTACAAACTCCTAGCTGGATTTGAAGATAAATCAGCATGGGCTCTCTGTACTTTTGCTTTCTCTGCTGGGAAAGGTGAACCAGTGCAGCTCTTCAGAGGGATAACAGAG GGACAGATTGTTGAACCAAGGGGTTCTCGAGACTTTGGATGGGATCCCTGTTTTCAGCCAGAGGGATATGACAAAAC CTATGCTGAACTTCCCAAAGAGGTGAAGAACACTATCTCTCACCGCTACCGGGCGCTTGCTGCCATGACTGAGCACTTCTCCCAAACCAACAATACCTCACCCgagagcaagaagaagaagcctcaggattaa